One genomic segment of Dysosmobacter sp. Marseille-Q4140 includes these proteins:
- a CDS encoding GntP family permease, whose amino-acid sequence MEIVSIIGMIAALALLSFLVMKGVNIFIAAIASSLLVAITGQIGLYDALQTDYMSGFTGFFGSNFLIFVAGALMGQVYEKTNGAKAIARLIIRGLGKGAAIIAVPLAIGILTYGGIAGFVVCFAVFPIALEIYREADIPRRFIPGVIVFACCTFSAIGPGNPQVGNVVLQNALGTSLMAGATVGFICTAVTLVVGVVMLKVMVKHAWANGEHFVAKDTDKFDDAAVCPNGWVALIPLALSLILINIKIDGTAICPTAFGVCIGAALAYIMLHKYKTPDAKPLDLMGNGIKNAVSAAANTSAVVGFGSVVKAAVGFPVLCNAIENIPGPPLVAVALATTIIAGICGSGSGGLGIAAPILKPIFVDGMGINVNVLHRMMMIASSGLDSMPHNGFVVTVINGVCGETHKDAYMPVFWLTVVTPLIATAVGVVLFTLFPNLP is encoded by the coding sequence ATGGAAATCGTAAGTATTATCGGTATGATCGCAGCACTGGCACTGCTGTCCTTCCTGGTCATGAAGGGCGTGAACATCTTCATCGCCGCCATCGCAAGCTCCCTGCTGGTGGCTATCACCGGCCAGATCGGCCTGTACGACGCTCTGCAGACAGACTACATGAGCGGCTTCACCGGCTTCTTCGGCAGCAACTTCCTGATCTTTGTGGCCGGCGCCCTGATGGGCCAGGTCTATGAAAAGACCAACGGCGCCAAGGCCATCGCCCGCCTGATCATCAGAGGTCTGGGCAAGGGCGCGGCCATCATCGCCGTACCTCTGGCCATCGGTATCCTGACTTACGGCGGCATTGCCGGCTTCGTGGTGTGCTTTGCCGTGTTCCCCATCGCGCTGGAGATCTACCGTGAGGCAGACATCCCCCGCCGCTTTATCCCCGGCGTCATCGTGTTCGCCTGCTGCACCTTCTCCGCCATCGGCCCCGGCAACCCCCAGGTCGGCAACGTGGTGCTGCAAAACGCCCTGGGCACCTCTCTGATGGCCGGCGCCACCGTGGGCTTCATCTGCACCGCCGTCACCCTGGTGGTGGGCGTTGTGATGCTGAAGGTCATGGTCAAGCACGCCTGGGCCAACGGCGAGCACTTTGTAGCCAAGGACACCGACAAGTTTGACGACGCTGCCGTCTGCCCCAACGGCTGGGTGGCCCTGATCCCCCTGGCCCTCTCCCTGATCCTCATCAACATCAAGATCGACGGCACCGCCATCTGCCCCACCGCCTTCGGCGTGTGCATCGGCGCCGCCCTGGCCTACATCATGCTCCACAAATACAAGACCCCCGACGCCAAGCCTCTGGACCTGATGGGCAACGGCATCAAGAACGCCGTCTCCGCCGCCGCCAATACCTCCGCCGTGGTTGGCTTTGGCTCCGTGGTCAAGGCTGCCGTCGGCTTCCCGGTCCTGTGCAACGCCATTGAGAACATCCCCGGCCCCCCGCTGGTGGCTGTGGCTCTGGCCACGACCATCATCGCCGGCATCTGCGGTTCCGGCTCCGGCGGCCTGGGCATCGCGGCCCCCATCCTCAAGCCCATCTTCGTGGACGGCATGGGCATCAACGTCAACGTCCTGCACCGCATGATGATGATTGCCTCCTCCGGCCTGGACTCCATGCCCCACAACGGCTTCGTGGTCACCGTCATCAACGGCGTCTGCGGCGAGACCCACAAGGACGCCTACATGCCCGTGTTCTGGCTGACCGTGGTCACTCCGCTGATCGCCACGGCCGTCGGCGTGGTCCTCTTCACGCTGTTCCCCAACCTGCCGTAA
- a CDS encoding sigma 54-interacting transcriptional regulator produces the protein MPNKQAGTEQFTAPKLVPEAEFKEIKAESVKIYAYANRVLTKACAEQEIKSWGFALFDQHGCLLKLYGPAGYLEWCRERGICVRSCWDRASFGRNAISLGLEQRCPLLSAGEENESPLLRSASIFFEPLLLERSENSADYELLGGIAAISPVEEPVAERKLICTALANDIELHMFMASELYALYFQEPKGLINIDINVVTGNPHILYHNEQVFRILGIPYENLYFKKAETLFDPLPQNQEFWDIIRNKRTVEDQLIPLTIHGKQNTYLVSTVAYQQRHLGLGGVRFFLSSPRELSSHVARHIGNNAVYSFSNILGNSFAMQRCIARAKSIAHSDSNVMITGESGVGKDVFAQAIHNASQRRDSPFIVLNCAAYPRDLLASELFGYDGGAYTGAKKTGNLGKFELADTGTIFLDEIGDMPLDLQVMLLRVIEQKNFMRIGSSIVRSVDVKIISATNADLHTMVEKRTFRPDLYFRLCTLNLQLPPLRDRGGDIILLAEHFIDAITARLQMGTRKVLSEEAKELMLRLPWHGNVRELQNVMERVVQLVPSQVITPQDLELCLDFVGTGRTAVTAASPPPARATQGRHVTREDILRALEENRYNRTMAAAALGISRKTFYRKLEEFQIEL, from the coding sequence ATGCCGAATAAACAAGCCGGTACAGAGCAGTTCACAGCACCCAAGCTGGTGCCGGAAGCGGAGTTTAAAGAGATAAAGGCGGAGTCCGTCAAGATCTATGCCTATGCCAACCGGGTCCTGACAAAGGCCTGCGCGGAGCAGGAGATCAAGAGCTGGGGCTTTGCGCTGTTTGATCAGCACGGCTGCCTTTTGAAGCTGTATGGACCTGCCGGTTATCTGGAGTGGTGCCGGGAAAGAGGGATCTGTGTGCGCAGCTGCTGGGACAGGGCGTCCTTTGGCAGGAACGCCATATCCCTGGGACTGGAGCAGAGATGTCCGCTTCTTTCGGCGGGAGAGGAAAACGAGAGCCCGCTGCTGCGGAGCGCCTCGATTTTTTTTGAACCGCTGCTGCTGGAGAGGAGTGAAAACTCCGCTGATTATGAACTGCTGGGCGGTATCGCGGCCATCTCTCCGGTAGAGGAACCTGTGGCGGAGCGGAAGCTGATCTGTACCGCCCTTGCCAATGACATTGAACTGCACATGTTCATGGCCAGTGAACTCTATGCGCTGTATTTTCAGGAGCCCAAGGGCCTGATCAACATTGACATCAATGTGGTTACGGGAAATCCCCATATTCTCTACCACAACGAGCAGGTTTTCCGCATCCTGGGGATCCCCTATGAGAATCTCTACTTCAAGAAGGCGGAGACCCTGTTCGATCCGCTGCCGCAGAATCAGGAGTTCTGGGACATCATCCGGAACAAGCGGACGGTGGAGGATCAGCTGATTCCCCTGACCATCCATGGCAAGCAGAATACTTACCTGGTGTCCACGGTGGCGTATCAGCAGCGGCATCTGGGACTTGGAGGCGTGCGGTTTTTCCTGTCGTCTCCCCGGGAGCTGTCCAGCCACGTGGCGCGGCATATTGGCAATAACGCCGTGTACTCGTTTTCCAACATCCTGGGGAACAGCTTTGCCATGCAGCGGTGCATCGCACGGGCCAAATCCATTGCCCACAGCGACAGCAATGTGATGATCACCGGCGAGAGCGGCGTGGGTAAGGACGTGTTCGCCCAGGCCATCCATAATGCCAGCCAGCGCAGGGACAGCCCCTTTATCGTGCTCAACTGCGCCGCCTATCCCCGGGATCTGCTGGCCAGCGAGCTGTTCGGCTACGACGGCGGAGCCTACACCGGGGCGAAAAAGACCGGAAACCTGGGAAAATTCGAGCTGGCTGACACGGGGACCATCTTTCTCGATGAGATCGGCGACATGCCGCTGGATCTGCAGGTGATGCTTCTGCGGGTCATCGAGCAGAAGAATTTCATGCGGATCGGCAGCAGTATTGTCCGCAGCGTGGATGTGAAGATCATCTCCGCCACCAACGCCGATCTCCATACCATGGTGGAAAAGCGGACCTTCCGGCCGGATCTGTATTTCCGGCTGTGTACGCTCAATCTCCAGCTGCCGCCGCTGCGGGACCGGGGCGGAGACATCATCCTGCTGGCGGAGCACTTCATTGACGCCATCACCGCCCGCCTCCAGATGGGAACCCGAAAGGTCCTTTCAGAGGAGGCCAAGGAGCTGATGCTGCGGCTGCCCTGGCACGGCAATGTCCGGGAGCTGCAAAACGTCATGGAGCGGGTGGTCCAGCTGGTTCCCAGCCAGGTCATCACGCCTCAGGATCTGGAGCTGTGCCTGGACTTTGTGGGTACAGGCAGGACCGCCGTGACGGCGGCCTCTCCGCCGCCTGCAAGGGCGACCCAGGGCCGGCACGTCACCCGGGAGGATATCCTGCGGGCGCTGGAGGAGAACCGATACAACCGGACCATGGCCGCCGCCGCGCTGGGGATCTCCCGCAAGACCTTCTACCGCAAGCTGGAAGAATTTCAAATCGAATTGTGA
- a CDS encoding acyl-CoA dehydrogenase family protein, translating into MDFNLTKEQELLRKMAAQFAAQYCEPEAAELDETHEFLHDTWKKMAEVGLLRVNHGEQYGGTGHDAIGEMIVIEELSKASLTHGATYALLANGFPAFIEKFGTEEQKMEFIPQVLNDGVIGSFCLTEPDAGSDATGIHTTSVRDGDDYILNGTKCFITAGNIAKYHLVVAIADTKAGERGFNGFIVDADAPGVSVGKIENKMGLRGLPTTELIFEDVRVPASRMLGGPAGCGKMMKFALGTLDAARIGTGAQALGVATAAFQRALTYSGERKQFGKPINANQGLAWELAEMATKLDMSRLLVYRAAWMEQQGLPFSKEASMAKLYATKFGREVVNSALQIHGGYGYMHDYPLERMYRDIKITEIYEGSSEIQKVVIANHLIPRPPKKTEKKK; encoded by the coding sequence ATGGATTTCAATTTGACGAAAGAGCAGGAGCTCCTCCGCAAAATGGCCGCGCAGTTCGCCGCGCAGTACTGCGAACCGGAGGCCGCGGAGTTGGATGAAACGCACGAGTTCCTCCACGACACCTGGAAGAAAATGGCCGAGGTGGGCCTTCTGCGGGTCAACCACGGTGAACAATACGGCGGCACCGGCCACGACGCCATCGGCGAGATGATCGTCATTGAGGAGCTGTCCAAGGCCAGCCTCACTCACGGCGCCACTTATGCCCTGCTGGCCAACGGCTTCCCCGCTTTCATTGAGAAGTTCGGCACCGAGGAGCAGAAGATGGAGTTCATCCCCCAGGTGCTCAACGACGGCGTGATCGGCAGCTTCTGCCTGACGGAGCCGGACGCAGGCTCCGACGCCACTGGCATCCACACCACCTCCGTCCGGGACGGCGACGACTACATCCTCAACGGGACCAAGTGCTTCATCACCGCCGGAAACATCGCCAAATACCACCTGGTGGTTGCCATTGCCGACACCAAGGCCGGCGAGCGGGGCTTCAACGGCTTTATCGTGGACGCCGACGCCCCCGGCGTCAGCGTGGGCAAGATCGAAAACAAGATGGGCCTGCGGGGCCTGCCCACCACGGAGCTGATCTTCGAGGACGTCCGCGTTCCCGCCAGCCGGATGCTGGGCGGCCCGGCCGGCTGCGGCAAGATGATGAAGTTTGCCCTGGGCACTCTGGACGCGGCCCGCATCGGCACCGGCGCCCAGGCGCTGGGTGTGGCCACCGCCGCCTTCCAGCGGGCGCTGACCTACTCCGGTGAGCGCAAGCAGTTCGGCAAGCCCATCAACGCCAACCAAGGCCTCGCCTGGGAACTGGCGGAGATGGCCACCAAGCTGGATATGTCCCGTCTGCTGGTCTATCGGGCCGCCTGGATGGAGCAGCAGGGGCTGCCCTTCAGCAAGGAGGCCTCCATGGCCAAGCTCTACGCCACCAAGTTTGGCCGCGAGGTGGTCAACTCCGCCCTGCAGATCCACGGCGGCTACGGCTACATGCACGACTATCCCCTGGAGCGGATGTACCGGGATATCAAGATCACCGAGATCTACGAGGGCTCCTCTGAGATCCAGAAGGTGGTCATTGCCAACCACCTGATCCCCCGTCCCCCCAAGAAAACGGAGAAGAAGAAATAA
- a CDS encoding electron transfer flavoprotein subunit beta/FixA family protein, with amino-acid sequence MKIIVSIKQVPDTSGKVAVNPDGTLNRASMQTITNPDDMNALEAALKLKDATGCKVVVVTMGPAPAAGMLREALAMGADEAVLVSAREFGGSDTYATSQILAAAINKIGVEADDIVMCGRQAIDGDTAQVGPQIAEKLHLPQVTYAADIQKDGDTVTVKRMLEDGYMTIKVRTPCLLTCVKELNEPRLMNVVDIYRAYSKPLETYNYETLKDDPLIDATTIGLKGSPTNIFKSFTPPQKGAGQMLEGADKATCEQLAEILAKKHII; translated from the coding sequence ATGAAGATCATTGTTTCCATCAAGCAGGTACCCGATACCTCCGGCAAGGTGGCGGTGAATCCCGACGGTACGCTGAACCGTGCGTCTATGCAGACCATCACCAACCCCGACGACATGAACGCCCTGGAGGCCGCCCTGAAGCTGAAGGACGCCACTGGCTGCAAGGTCGTCGTGGTCACCATGGGTCCCGCCCCCGCTGCCGGCATGCTGCGTGAGGCTCTGGCCATGGGCGCCGACGAGGCCGTTCTGGTGTCCGCCCGCGAGTTCGGCGGCTCCGACACCTACGCCACCTCCCAGATCCTGGCCGCCGCCATCAACAAGATCGGCGTGGAGGCCGACGATATCGTCATGTGCGGCCGGCAGGCCATCGACGGTGACACCGCTCAGGTCGGTCCCCAGATCGCCGAGAAGCTGCACCTGCCCCAGGTCACCTATGCCGCCGACATCCAGAAGGACGGCGACACCGTCACCGTCAAGCGCATGCTGGAGGACGGCTACATGACCATCAAGGTCCGGACGCCCTGCCTGCTGACCTGCGTCAAGGAGCTCAACGAGCCCCGCCTGATGAACGTGGTGGACATTTACCGTGCGTACAGCAAGCCTCTGGAGACCTACAACTATGAGACCCTGAAGGACGATCCTCTGATCGACGCCACCACCATCGGCCTGAAGGGCTCTCCCACCAACATCTTCAAGAGCTTCACCCCGCCCCAGAAGGGTGCCGGACAGATGTTAGAAGGTGCGGACAAGGCCACCTGCGAGCAGCTGGCTGAGATCCTGGCCAAGAAGCACATCATCTGA
- a CDS encoding electron transfer flavoprotein subunit alpha/FixB family protein — protein MSNFNSADIAAFKDVWVFCEQREGKLMPTDFELISKGRDLANELGVNLCGLLLGGEGIENVAKELGGYGADKVIVCESPLLAVYNTDAYAKVICDVIEEMKPEAFLIGATNIGRDLGPRCAARLHTGLCADCTHLDVDVANYIQFLRESSTLDVDNTKWDMEDRNLKMTRPAFGGHLMATIICPRFRPCMATVRPGVMKKNPFDQAKADACEIVKPAFSLTEADIHTEVTEVVKAAKKLVDLIGADYIVSVGRGISKDVEGGIKLAEELAEVLGGVVGGSRATIDSGWLSADHQVGQTGKTVHPKVYIALGISGAIQHKAGMQDSECIIAVNKNDTAPIFEIADYGICGDLFKVTPMLIEAIKAAKAAK, from the coding sequence ATGTCTAATTTCAACAGTGCTGATATCGCTGCTTTCAAGGACGTATGGGTGTTCTGTGAGCAGCGCGAGGGCAAGCTGATGCCCACCGATTTCGAGCTGATCTCCAAGGGCCGCGACCTGGCCAACGAGCTGGGCGTGAACCTGTGCGGCCTGCTGCTGGGCGGCGAGGGGATCGAGAACGTTGCCAAGGAGCTGGGCGGCTACGGCGCCGACAAGGTGATCGTGTGCGAGAGTCCGCTGCTGGCCGTGTACAACACCGACGCCTATGCCAAGGTCATCTGCGACGTCATCGAGGAGATGAAGCCCGAGGCCTTCCTGATCGGCGCCACCAATATCGGCCGTGACCTGGGCCCCCGCTGCGCCGCCCGTCTGCACACCGGCCTGTGCGCTGACTGCACCCACCTGGACGTGGATGTGGCCAACTACATCCAGTTCCTGCGTGAGTCCTCCACTCTGGACGTGGACAACACCAAGTGGGACATGGAGGACCGGAACCTGAAGATGACCCGTCCCGCTTTCGGCGGTCACCTGATGGCCACCATCATCTGCCCCCGCTTCCGTCCCTGCATGGCGACGGTGCGTCCGGGCGTCATGAAGAAGAACCCCTTCGATCAGGCCAAGGCCGACGCCTGCGAGATCGTCAAGCCCGCCTTCTCCCTGACCGAGGCCGACATCCACACCGAGGTCACCGAGGTGGTCAAGGCCGCCAAGAAGCTGGTGGACCTGATCGGCGCCGACTACATCGTGTCCGTTGGCCGCGGCATCAGCAAGGATGTCGAGGGCGGCATCAAGCTGGCTGAGGAGCTGGCTGAGGTGCTGGGCGGCGTCGTGGGCGGCTCCCGTGCCACCATCGACTCCGGCTGGCTGTCTGCCGACCATCAGGTGGGCCAGACCGGCAAGACCGTGCATCCGAAGGTGTACATCGCTCTGGGCATTTCCGGCGCCATCCAGCACAAGGCCGGCATGCAGGACTCCGAGTGCATCATCGCGGTGAACAAGAACGACACCGCTCCCATCTTCGAGATCGCCGACTACGGCATCTGCGGCGACCTGTTCAAGGTCACTCCCATGCTGATCGAGGCCATTAAGGCCGCCAAGGCTGCCAAGTAA
- a CDS encoding MoxR family ATPase yields the protein MNMMFKGSSQYVASPELMSAVNIAITLSKPLLIKGEPGTGKTMLAQAIADALGKQLIIWNVKSTTKAQDGLYVYDVVQRLYDSQFGTHGVDDVARYIKLGKLGEAFQAQEQVVLLIDEIDKADIEFPNDLLWELDQMEFYIPETKETVRAKQRPIVIITSNAEKELPDAFLRRCVFHYIEFPDQQQMEEILRVHFGRLEDALVRQALAAFYWVRELRQIEKKPSTSELVDWLRALVAGGIAPERITREIPFAGVLLKKDKDLRTLQRELR from the coding sequence ATGAATATGATGTTCAAAGGAAGCAGTCAATACGTGGCCTCCCCCGAGCTGATGAGCGCCGTCAATATCGCCATCACCCTCAGCAAGCCCCTGCTCATCAAGGGCGAACCCGGCACCGGCAAGACCATGCTTGCCCAGGCCATCGCCGACGCCCTGGGCAAGCAGCTCATCATCTGGAACGTGAAGTCCACCACCAAGGCCCAGGACGGCCTGTACGTCTACGACGTGGTCCAGCGGCTCTACGACAGCCAGTTCGGCACCCACGGCGTGGATGACGTGGCCCGCTACATCAAGCTGGGCAAGCTGGGCGAGGCCTTTCAGGCTCAGGAGCAGGTGGTCCTCCTGATCGACGAGATCGACAAGGCCGACATCGAGTTTCCCAACGACCTGCTCTGGGAGCTGGATCAGATGGAGTTCTATATCCCGGAGACCAAGGAGACGGTCCGGGCCAAACAGCGCCCCATCGTCATCATCACCTCCAATGCGGAAAAAGAGCTGCCGGACGCCTTTTTGCGCCGGTGCGTGTTCCACTATATTGAGTTCCCGGACCAGCAGCAGATGGAGGAGATCCTCCGCGTCCACTTCGGCCGGCTGGAGGACGCCCTGGTCCGGCAGGCCCTGGCCGCCTTCTACTGGGTCCGGGAGCTGCGGCAAATCGAGAAGAAGCCCAGCACCTCGGAGCTAGTGGACTGGCTGCGGGCCCTGGTGGCCGGCGGGATCGCGCCGGAGCGGATCACCCGGGAGATCCCCTTCGCCGGCGTGCTGCTGAAAAAGGACAAGGACCTGCGGACACTGCAGAGGGAGCTGCGATAA
- a CDS encoding VWA domain-containing protein: MFTAFFYLLRQRGLAVSINEWLTLLEALEKGLHRSSLTGFYHLCRALLVKNEADFDRFDQVFLEFFKDVPFSGELPPELLDWLNHPSEDLRRTIEELQSLGFPDETLEELLRMLEERLKEQTEEHNGGNYWVGTQGRSPFGNSGWHPNGIRIGGQSRHRTAMSVAGDRRFRDFRKDDTLDPRQFQLAFRLLRQLSVQASSGEKEVDVDATIRDTCDNAGSLRIRYRKPRKNAIKVLLLMDSGGSMEYYSTLCATLFQAATKSNHFKELHTFYFHNCVYSELYTQPSLRYDSAVATEWVLQNFDSSYKVIIVGDAAMNPYELNAPTYNWRNGAYERPGLEWLQRLQSHFPYLVWLNPEPYPARRDFWSQTHLQLAGIFPMFDLSVDGLEAGIKRLMAKRPSKAAGQ; encoded by the coding sequence ATGTTCACCGCATTTTTCTACCTGCTGCGGCAGCGTGGCCTGGCCGTGTCCATCAACGAGTGGCTCACCCTGCTGGAGGCTCTGGAGAAGGGCCTCCACCGCTCCAGCCTCACGGGCTTCTACCACCTCTGCCGGGCGCTGCTGGTGAAGAATGAGGCGGACTTCGACCGCTTCGATCAGGTGTTTCTGGAGTTTTTCAAGGACGTGCCCTTCAGCGGCGAACTGCCGCCGGAGCTGCTGGACTGGCTGAACCACCCCTCCGAGGACCTGCGCCGCACCATCGAGGAGCTGCAGTCCCTGGGCTTCCCGGATGAAACCCTGGAGGAGCTGCTGCGGATGCTGGAGGAGCGGCTGAAGGAGCAGACCGAGGAGCACAACGGCGGCAATTACTGGGTGGGCACCCAGGGCCGCTCCCCCTTCGGCAACAGCGGCTGGCACCCCAACGGCATCCGCATCGGCGGCCAGAGCCGCCACCGCACTGCCATGTCGGTGGCCGGGGACCGGCGGTTCCGAGACTTCCGCAAGGACGACACCCTGGACCCCCGGCAGTTCCAGCTGGCCTTCCGGCTGCTGCGGCAGCTGTCCGTCCAGGCCAGCAGCGGCGAGAAGGAGGTGGATGTGGACGCCACCATCCGCGACACCTGCGACAACGCCGGCTCCCTGCGGATCCGCTACCGCAAGCCCCGCAAGAACGCCATCAAGGTCCTGCTGCTGATGGACTCCGGCGGCTCCATGGAATATTACAGCACCCTCTGCGCCACGCTGTTCCAGGCGGCCACCAAGTCCAACCACTTCAAGGAACTCCACACCTTCTACTTCCACAACTGCGTCTACTCGGAGCTGTATACCCAGCCCTCCCTGCGCTACGACAGTGCCGTGGCCACGGAGTGGGTCCTCCAGAACTTTGACAGCAGCTACAAGGTCATCATCGTGGGCGATGCCGCTATGAACCCCTATGAGCTCAACGCCCCCACCTACAACTGGCGCAACGGTGCCTACGAGCGGCCCGGGCTGGAGTGGCTCCAGCGGCTCCAGTCCCACTTCCCCTATCTGGTCTGGCTGAACCCGGAGCCCTATCCCGCCCGCCGGGATTTCTGGTCCCAGACCCACTTACAGCTGGCAGGGATCTTTCCCATGTTCGACCTGTCGGTGGACGGGCTGGAGGCCGGGATCAAGCGCCTGATGGCAAAGCGGCCCTCCAAGGCCGCCGGACAGTGA
- a CDS encoding low molecular weight phosphotyrosine protein phosphatase, translating to MTRILFVCHGNICRSPMAEYVMKNLVKKAAMGHLFHIASAATSREEIGNPVYPPAQKKLAEHGISCTGHAARQLTSCDYADYDLLIGMDQANVHNMRRIFCGDPAEKIHLLMEYAGQPGQEVADPWYTRDFEATWRDVSVGCQGLLDYLGLALGGAVE from the coding sequence ATGACGAGGATTCTTTTTGTGTGTCACGGCAATATTTGCAGGAGTCCGATGGCCGAGTATGTCATGAAAAATCTGGTGAAAAAGGCTGCGATGGGGCATTTGTTTCACATTGCCTCAGCTGCAACCAGTCGGGAAGAAATCGGCAATCCGGTCTATCCTCCGGCCCAGAAGAAACTGGCGGAGCATGGAATCTCCTGTACCGGCCACGCTGCCCGACAGTTGACCAGTTGCGACTATGCAGATTACGATTTGCTGATCGGTATGGACCAGGCCAATGTCCACAATATGCGGCGCATTTTCTGTGGCGACCCAGCGGAGAAGATCCATCTGTTGATGGAGTATGCTGGCCAACCAGGCCAAGAGGTTGCCGATCCATGGTACACCAGAGACTTCGAGGCAACTTGGAGAGATGTGTCGGTGGGCTGCCAAGGGCTGCTTGATTACTTGGGATTGGCTCTGGGGGGTGCTGTAGAATGA
- a CDS encoding metallophosphoesterase, which yields MSVYATGDCHGTFRRFGRKYFPERANMSRDDFVIICGDFGGLWESSEEENYWLDWLNDKPWTTLWVDGNHENFTLLSEFPLEMWHGGMVHRIRPNILHLMRGHVFELQGYTFFTMGGAKSHDVEDGILDSKAPDFETRRMMLEIMGRRRYRVLGQSWWPEELPSKDEYTRARQNLDKHDWAVDYIITHCAPTDLAIAINRYNKADPLTDFLQEIQEKARYHYWLFGHYHGNQAIDNKHILLWEQIVQVI from the coding sequence ATGAGTGTTTATGCCACGGGAGACTGCCACGGAACCTTCCGCCGGTTTGGTCGAAAATACTTCCCGGAACGAGCCAACATGTCCCGTGACGACTTCGTTATTATCTGTGGTGACTTCGGAGGCCTCTGGGAAAGTTCTGAGGAGGAAAACTATTGGCTGGACTGGCTGAATGACAAGCCCTGGACCACCCTATGGGTGGATGGAAACCACGAGAACTTCACGCTGCTTTCAGAATTCCCACTTGAGATGTGGCATGGAGGAATGGTGCATCGGATACGGCCCAACATCCTGCACCTCATGCGAGGACATGTGTTTGAACTTCAGGGATATACCTTCTTCACCATGGGCGGGGCCAAGAGCCATGATGTGGAGGATGGAATTCTGGACTCAAAGGCACCAGACTTCGAAACCCGGCGTATGATGCTCGAGATTATGGGGCGGCGCAGATACCGAGTGTTAGGACAGTCCTGGTGGCCAGAGGAGCTCCCTTCGAAAGACGAGTATACTAGGGCTCGACAAAACCTGGACAAACACGATTGGGCAGTGGACTACATCATCACTCACTGTGCCCCAACTGATCTCGCCATAGCAATCAACCGTTACAATAAGGCAGATCCGCTTACGGATTTCCTTCAAGAGATTCAGGAAAAGGCCCGGTACCATTACTGGCTGTTCGGTCACTACCACGGCAATCAAGCAATCGACAATAAACATATCCTGCTCTGGGAACAGATCGTGCAGGTCATATAG